Proteins encoded by one window of Ornithodoros turicata isolate Travis unplaced genomic scaffold, ASM3712646v1 ctg00000915.1, whole genome shotgun sequence:
- the LOC135375676 gene encoding uncharacterized protein LOC135375676 yields the protein MDSVHLGLRRQFTWFSIIADVGHAILGIDFVRYYDLLVDSLRRSLIDGITGLSANAVKTSIPPTGICAVSPLPSPFSHVINDILEITQPLNPEAPLSHPTTHHILAFAPHPTDLVHLNGVNHFSKVDLVKAYHQIPFDPASIPKTAIITPFGLFEFTRMPFSLRNAAQTFQRFIDLASVVSTSVSRTSTTFW from the coding sequence ATGGACAGCGTTCACCTTGGATTGCGACGTCAATTCACCTGGTTTTCCATCATCGCGGACGTGGGCCATGCTATATTGGGGATAGACTTCGTACGGTACTACGATCTCCTCGTTGACTCCCTCCGTCGCAGCCTCATTGATGGTATTACGGGACTCTCGGCGAACGCTGTCAAGACGTCAATTCCACCAACTGGTATTTGTGCCGTCAGCCCTCTCCCGTCACCTTTCTCGCACGTCATCAACGACATTCTCGAGATCACTCAACCCCTCAACCCGGAAGCTCCACTTTCCCATCCCACAACCCACCACATCCTCGCTTTTGCACCTCATCCAACGGATCTCGTGCATCTCAACGGAGTCAACCATTTCTCCAAGGTCGACTTGGTTAAAGCCTATCATCAGATTCCGTTCGACCCAGCCAGCATTCCAAAGACAGCCATCATCACACCTTTCGGCCTGTTCGAATTCACCCGTATGCCGTTCAGCCTAAGGAATGCTGCGCAGACCTTTCAGCGCTTTATTGACCTGGCGTCCGTGGTCTCGACTTCTGTTTCGcgtacatcgacgacattttggTAG